The nucleotide window GTTTACCCATAAAGAAGGTAGGTTTGTCTTGATAAGGATTAAAGATAATGGTGTGGGTATTCGTAGCGAAGAGGTAGAAAAGATATTTAACCCCTTTTATACCACTAAGGGAAAAGGCACAGGTTTGGGTTTGGCTATCTGCCAGCGCATCATCGAAGCACATCAGGGAAAGATTGGAGTAGAAAGTAAAGAAGGAAAAGGAGCAACATTTACGATTAAACTGCCCCAAAAAACGGATATGTCCACGAGAGAGAGTGAAGACAAACAGGGATGAAAATAAATTATTTTGTCAGAGATGTCAGAAAAGTCAGCGTTTTTCAGGAGTAAGATAATGACTAAAATTTTAATTGTTGAGGATGAACCAGATTTAGCAGATGTGTTGAAACACATCCTTAAGATTAAAGGTTATGAAGTAAAACTTGTTCTGGATGGTTATCAGGCTATTGAAGAGGTAAAAAAGACCCATTATGACCTTATCCTGATGGATATCAGGTTACCTGGTTTAAATGGGGTGGAGACATTTCTTCAAATTAAAGAGATTGATAAAAACACAACGGTAATTATGATGACGGGTTTTGCAGTAGAGGATTTAATAGAGACCGCTTTGGAAAGAGGGGCTTATGCCTGCCTTCATAAACCATTTGACTTAGACAAGGTCATAACCTTGATTGCCAAAGCCATCAGTGAGAATCGCCCAACTATTTTAATTGTCGATGATGATGAAGGGATAAGAGAGAATTTATGTCGTATTCTTGAAGAAAAGGGGTATCGGATTTATTTGGCTAAAGATGGGCAAGAAGCTTTACTAATGCTTAAA belongs to bacterium and includes:
- a CDS encoding response regulator, whose translation is MTKILIVEDEPDLADVLKHILKIKGYEVKLVLDGYQAIEEVKKTHYDLILMDIRLPGLNGVETFLQIKEIDKNTTVIMMTGFAVEDLIETALERGAYACLHKPFDLDKVITLIAKAISENRPTILIVDDDEGIRENLCRILEEKGYRIYLAKDGQEALLMLKTGLYHCIILDLKLPKVDGIVVLKEAKQVNPNVVVIVITGYDLPDLLNEARYLSAYACLKKPIDTAELLKLLKETIK